The Persephonella hydrogeniphila sequence GAGGAGGTTCTCCAAGTTCTTCTGCAGCTATTTTTTTCAATTGAAGAACAAATTTATCTGAAGGATAAACTTCTGATATTATCTGCTTCTTCTTTACTGTTTTCTGTATATTTTTTGTAGCCGGCAGTATTCCGGCAAGTTTTATATCCATATTGAGAAACTTATTGATAGAAGCCTTTAGCCTGTCAAAAGTGTCTACTCCTTCCTCTTCGCTTTTTGCCATGTTCACAACCACTTTAAAATCAGAGTAATCGTACAGCTTCTTCATAGACTTTATCAGAGCATAGGCGTCCATTATTGCTGTTGGCTCCGGGGTCGTAATTACATATGTTTTTGAAGAAGCTCTTATAAAAGATATAACTTTGTTATCTATACCTGCAGCTGTATCAATTATTATATAGTCATAGTTTTCAGACACATCATTAAGATTCTGAACAAATCTGAGAACTGAGCTGTCGTCTACCTCATTTATTGCATCAATACCGGAAAATCCCGGGAGTATGTCTATACCCCGTGTAGAAAATATTATGTTTTCTATCTTTTCTCCGTTAAGAATATCTTTTAATGTTTTTTTGGTATTTACATTTACCAGAATATGAACATTCGCCATTCCTATATCTGCATCTATAAGAAGAACTTTCTTGTTAAAATCATTTGCAAGTATGTACGAAAAATTAACAGCAAAGTTTGTCTTTCCCACTCCGCCTTTCCCACTTGCAACAGCCAAAAACTTGGTGTTTTTCTCTAACTTTTTCTCATTTATCCGTTTAAGCAGTCCTTTTGCCTGTTCTTCCATAACAACCTCCACTAAGAACCTAATATATAGGAAGCTATAACTTCAGGTGTAAGGACTTTAAGATCTTCAGGTACCCTCTGTCCAGTACTGACGTAAGAAACTGGAAGTTTTGTTTCTACAGGAAGATTAACAAGAAGCCCCGGCTTTAATGTTTCGTCTATCTTTGTAAAGAACAAAGAGTGTACAGGGAAAAAAGTCTGGTATTTATTCACGACCTCTAATGCATCTTCATTCTTGTAATTACAGCTTATCGTAAGCACATGGTTTATACTTTCTTCAAGACTGCTTAAAATCTCTTTTATCTCTCCTAATCTCCAGTAATCGTAATGGCTTCTTCCTACTGTATCTATCAGGATAAAGTCAAAATTTTTCAGCTCTTCAACTGTGTTTTTCAGTTTTTTAGATTCAGATATAGAATAAAAAGGAATATTCAAAATATTTGCATAAGTCCTTGCTTGCTGTGAAGCTCCCACTTTGAATGTATCTGTACTGATCACAGCAACTTTTTTCTTTTTATCTATCACAAGCTGTGATGCTATTTTAAATAAATTAGTTGTCTTCCCAACACCGGTAGGTCCTATGAAAGCAAAAATCTTTAATCCCTGATTTTCTTTATCAAAAGCTCCTGTAAATCTTATATGCTTTTTTATCCCTTTTATAAGAGCTTCCTTTTCTGTAACTGTATTTAGATCCCATTTATTTGTATCTATATCGAGGCCACATCCCTCCATAACGATCTTTTTGGCTATATCAGGGGATATATCTTTATCAAGTAGCTGTTCTACAAGGTGGAGGGCATCTCCTGTAAACTCATTGAAAACGGTTGTTGAGGGCTGAACTTTCTGA is a genomic window containing:
- a CDS encoding MinD/ParA family protein, which gives rise to MEEQAKGLLKRINEKKLEKNTKFLAVASGKGGVGKTNFAVNFSYILANDFNKKVLLIDADIGMANVHILVNVNTKKTLKDILNGEKIENIIFSTRGIDILPGFSGIDAINEVDDSSVLRFVQNLNDVSENYDYIIIDTAAGIDNKVISFIRASSKTYVITTPEPTAIMDAYALIKSMKKLYDYSDFKVVVNMAKSEEEGVDTFDRLKASINKFLNMDIKLAGILPATKNIQKTVKKKQIISEVYPSDKFVLQLKKIAAEELGEPPPPLKESFWEKVINFLKKD
- the flhF gene encoding flagellar biosynthesis protein FlhF, whose protein sequence is MEIKIYEGNNLEELIEKAKKELGDDIKILHYETVEEKRFLFFKGKKKYRLFVEPVDEEELTEPVIKFEELLEKVEDLIDKKIKMTLPKVAQGMANPENLPSHIQKVQPSTTVFNEFTGDALHLVEQLLDKDISPDIAKKIVMEGCGLDIDTNKWDLNTVTEKEALIKGIKKHIRFTGAFDKENQGLKIFAFIGPTGVGKTTNLFKIASQLVIDKKKKVAVISTDTFKVGASQQARTYANILNIPFYSISESKKLKNTVEELKNFDFILIDTVGRSHYDYWRLGEIKEILSSLEESINHVLTISCNYKNEDALEVVNKYQTFFPVHSLFFTKIDETLKPGLLVNLPVETKLPVSYVSTGQRVPEDLKVLTPEVIASYILGS